A window of Paraburkholderia sp. ZP32-5 genomic DNA:
GCTTCCGAATATCCGTGCGTCTCGTCATGAAAGCGGCGGCCCGTGCGATTGATCTGCACACCGCCATCCATGATGACCGCCCACGTGATCAGGATGCCGTGCGGGCTCGCCCACGAGCCGTGCCCCTGGTAGCCGCCCAGATCCGCTTGCGCCGCGCCGAGCTGGCGGCCCCATAGCAGCGCACTGCCGTCGTTGCCTTCATGGCCGCCGTAGACGGCCTCGGCCATCTCCGGCAGCAAGGCCGCGCGCAACTCGGGGCTGCCACCGAAGCCATTGCACGCGAGCAGCACGGTGTCGCACCGCAGATATTCCATCACGCCATCGGGCCGCTCGCCGCCCACCGCGACGATGCGCTGGTTCTCGTCGACCCACAGTTCGCGCGCCAGCATGCGCGTCAGAATCGCGGCATCGGTTGCCGCGACCGCGCGTTCCAGCGCGGCCATCAGCGCGGCGCCGGTGCGCTCGGGCAGGCTATGCATGCGGCGCGCGGTATGACCGGGGTACAGGAAGCCGTCGAGAATTTCGAACGCGAGACCGTGGCGCGCAAGTGCGTCGATCGCCGCGCCCGACGCTTCGCTATAGGCGCGCACCAGGTGCGCCGCCGCCGTGCCCTCGGTCTTGCCGAATATGTCGGCGGCAAAGCGCTCGGGGCTGTCGTCGATACCCGCAGCGCGCTGCGCCGCACTGCCCGCCGCCGGAATAAAGCCGGAAGACAGCGCGGTCGAGCCGCTCGGCACTGCGTCGCGTTCGAGCAGTACGCAATCGATGCCCGCGTCCTGCAGCGCGAGCGCGGCGGTCAGCCCGCACGCGCCCGCGCCGACGATCACCACGCTGACGTGCGGCGCGTCATCGGCCGGCGGCAGCCCATGTTTGACGATCGGCGCGCTCATGATGCGAGCCGGCCCGCGAAGGCCTCGCAGGACATCACGTCGGCAACGCTGCGCAAGTCGGTCAGCGCGGCATCATGCGCGGCCTCCGTTGGCGCCGCGCAACCATCCGCGAGCACCAGCACGCGATAGTCGCGCATATGCGCATCGCGCACCGTACTGGCCACGCCGCCATTGGTGACGATCCCGCAGATGGCCACCGTATCGATGCCGGCGCGGCGCAGCAGCCAGTCGAGCTGGGTATTGAAGAACGCCGAGTAAGCGACCTTCGATACCGACGCATCGGCGTAACAGGCCAGCTCCGGAACGGTCGCATGGCCCGGCGAGCCGGCCACGAAATCGCCGCGCGCGAGGAACGGGCGCAACTGCTTCAGATGCGGCGAGATCATCGGCTCGCCATGCGCGTCGGGCCACAACGTGAACTGGCTGGTCGCGACGTAGCCGCCGCGCGCCTTCAGTTCACGGGCAAGCGGCGCGATGCGCGCAGGCAGCGCGCGCGCCGCGGGCGCGACCGCGCCGCCACGGTCGTACGCGCCGCCCGCGCCGATGAAGTCATGTTGCAGATCGACGATCACGAGCGCGGTGCGCCGCGTGTCGACAAAGAGGTCATGTGCGCTCATCGCGGGTTCCTCAGCAAGCGTCGCGGGTGATCAGCAGATTACCGAGCGCATCCACGCGCGCGGAGAATCCCGGCTCCAGCCAGATCGTCGTGTCCGATTGTTCGAGAATGGCCGGACCGCTTACGCGCGCATCGACCGGCAGCGCAAGCCGCTCGTAGCGCGTCGCCTGCCACCACTGTCCGGCGTGATAGACCTGCTGCGTGCCGAGCGGCGCCGGCATCTCGCGCGTCTGCGGCGCGAGCACCGCGAGATCGAACTTCGGACGCACGCCGATGCGTGCATAGCGCAGATTCATGATGCGGACCGGAATGCCGTCGAGCGTGCGGCCGAACGCGTCACGGTAGACGCTCTCGAACGCGCGCGCGATACCCGTGCGATCGAGCGCGTCGCGCACCACCGGCACACGCACGGTATGGCTTTGCCCCACGTACAGCATGTCGAGTTCGATCGCCTCGCGCACCGCGTCGAAGCGCACGCCCGCCGAGTCGAGACGCTGCTGGCACGCTTGCGCCATCGTATCGACGCGCGCGCGCAGATCGTCGATGTCGAGCGCGGCGAGCGGCTGGTTCAGCGTCTGCACGCTGTCGTGGCGCATGTCCGCGATCACGCAGCCGAGCGCCGAGGTCACGCCCGGATAGCGCGGCACGATGCCGGTGGTCGTGCCGACTTCGCGCATCATCGCGCACACGTGCAGCGCGCCGCCGCCGCCGAACGGCATATAGGCGAACTGGCGCGGATCGTGCCCGCGTTCGATCGACACGAGACGAATCGCGCCGGCCATGCGCGCGTTGGCCACCGTCAGAATCGCCTCGGCCGCCGCGAACGGATCGAGCCCGAGCGGCGCGGCCACGTGCTCGCGAATGGCCTCGGCGGCACGCTGCGTATCGAGCTTCGCGAGCAGGCCGCCACCGAGCGGACGGTCCGCGGCGATGCGGCCAAGCAGCACGTTCGCATCGGTGACGGTCGGGCGCGTATTGCCACGTCCGTAGCACGCGGGGCCCGGATTGCTGCCCGCCGATTCGGGGCCGACCTGCAGCAGCCCGCCCGCATCGACCGACGCGATCGAGCCGCCGCCGGCGCCGATGGTCTCGATCTGGATCATCGGCGAGCGCACCACCATGCCGAAGTCGATCGAAGTCTGCGCCGACAACGACGCTTCGCCGCCCGACACCAGCGACACGTCGAACGACGTGCCGCCCATATCGCCCGTCACGACGTTCGGAAAGCCCGCGGCGCGCGCGATCGCCGCGCAGGCGATCACGCCGGCCGCGGGTCCCGACAGCGCGGTGCGCACCGGCACGTCGCTCGCGGTCTGGCGGGACATGATGCCGCCGTTGCTCTGCACGACCAGCAGTTCGCCACCAAAGCCCTGTGCCTGCAGATCGCGTTCGAGGCGCGCGAGATAGCTGCCGACCACTGGCTGCAGCGCGGCGTTCAGCGTGGCCGTCGAGCAGCGTTCGAATTCGCGGATCTCGGGCAGCACTTCGGTGGCCGCCGTGACGTTCGCGTTCGGCCACAGCGCGCGTACGGCCGCGACCGCGCGCTGTTCATTCAGCGGATTGGCGTAGGCGTTCACGAAGAACACACAGACCGCTTCGCAGTCGGCATCGAGCAGCGCCTGCGCGGCCGCGCGCACCTGCTGCAGATCGACGTCGGTATGCATAGTGCCGTCGGCCAGCACCCGTTCATCGACCTCGATGCGCAGATTGCGCGGCACGACCGGCGTGAAGTCGCCGCGCAGTCCCCACGTGGCGGGACGGTCGCGGCGGCGCATTTCGAGCACGTCGCGAAAGCCCGCGGTGGTGATGATGCCGGTGCGCGCGATCTTGCGTTCGAGCAGCGCATTGGTGCCGACCGTGGTGCCATGCACGATCGTCGCGATGGCGCTGGCACCACGCGCGCCGCTACCTGCGCCCGCGTTCGTATCGCCGGCCACGCGTTCGATCCCGTGCATGAAGCCGCGCGCTTCCTCGCCGCGCGTCGACGGCACCTTGACGATGCGCGCCTGTCCGGCCGCTTCGTCGAGCACGAACAGATCGGTGAAAGTACCGCCGACATCCACACCGACGACGAGCGGCGCCGCATTATTCGCCGTGCCGTTGACCGCTTTGAT
This region includes:
- a CDS encoding FAD-dependent oxidoreductase, whose amino-acid sequence is MSAPIVKHGLPPADDAPHVSVVIVGAGACGLTAALALQDAGIDCVLLERDAVPSGSTALSSGFIPAAGSAAQRAAGIDDSPERFAADIFGKTEGTAAAHLVRAYSEASGAAIDALARHGLAFEILDGFLYPGHTARRMHSLPERTGAALMAALERAVAATDAAILTRMLARELWVDENQRIVAVGGERPDGVMEYLRCDTVLLACNGFGGSPELRAALLPEMAEAVYGGHEGNDGSALLWGRQLGAAQADLGGYQGHGSWASPHGILITWAVIMDGGVQINRTGRRFHDETHGYSEAAVHVLAQPDGIAWTVFDAQTLALARTFPDFCEAESAGAIKTATDIDALAALIGCDAATLRGTLDGIAPDVTAPDGRRFTRSLAAPWYAIKVTGALFHTQGGLDIDAQCRVLREDGTALPNLLAAGGAARGVSGNAVWGYLSGNGLLSAVAGGHIAAHTVISQRTLAIN
- a CDS encoding cysteine hydrolase family protein — encoded protein: MSAHDLFVDTRRTALVIVDLQHDFIGAGGAYDRGGAVAPAARALPARIAPLARELKARGGYVATSQFTLWPDAHGEPMISPHLKQLRPFLARGDFVAGSPGHATVPELACYADASVSKVAYSAFFNTQLDWLLRRAGIDTVAICGIVTNGGVASTVRDAHMRDYRVLVLADGCAAPTEAAHDAALTDLRSVADVMSCEAFAGRLAS
- a CDS encoding hydantoinase/oxoprolinase family protein, which codes for MSTEIKAVNGTANNAAPLVVGVDVGGTFTDLFVLDEAAGQARIVKVPSTRGEEARGFMHGIERVAGDTNAGAGSGARGASAIATIVHGTTVGTNALLERKIARTGIITTAGFRDVLEMRRRDRPATWGLRGDFTPVVPRNLRIEVDERVLADGTMHTDVDLQQVRAAAQALLDADCEAVCVFFVNAYANPLNEQRAVAAVRALWPNANVTAATEVLPEIREFERCSTATLNAALQPVVGSYLARLERDLQAQGFGGELLVVQSNGGIMSRQTASDVPVRTALSGPAAGVIACAAIARAAGFPNVVTGDMGGTSFDVSLVSGGEASLSAQTSIDFGMVVRSPMIQIETIGAGGGSIASVDAGGLLQVGPESAGSNPGPACYGRGNTRPTVTDANVLLGRIAADRPLGGGLLAKLDTQRAAEAIREHVAAPLGLDPFAAAEAILTVANARMAGAIRLVSIERGHDPRQFAYMPFGGGGALHVCAMMREVGTTTGIVPRYPGVTSALGCVIADMRHDSVQTLNQPLAALDIDDLRARVDTMAQACQQRLDSAGVRFDAVREAIELDMLYVGQSHTVRVPVVRDALDRTGIARAFESVYRDAFGRTLDGIPVRIMNLRYARIGVRPKFDLAVLAPQTREMPAPLGTQQVYHAGQWWQATRYERLALPVDARVSGPAILEQSDTTIWLEPGFSARVDALGNLLITRDAC